From Halomicrobium salinisoli, the proteins below share one genomic window:
- a CDS encoding cupredoxin domain-containing protein, whose product MAYDRRTILASVTAGVTVPLAGCGGSELQTETEIRRDELEAEHDAVVQMTDGNDFVPETVTIPVGGSVVWFNSGESEHTVTAYENRIPDDAEYFDSGEHESEARAREDNGTGVLRGGDTYSYTFEVPGEYEYFCIPHEEYSNMVGTVIVEEQATATDDTS is encoded by the coding sequence ATGGCGTACGACCGTCGAACGATCCTCGCGAGCGTCACCGCAGGGGTTACGGTCCCGCTGGCGGGCTGTGGCGGGTCCGAATTACAGACTGAGACCGAGATCCGGCGGGACGAACTCGAAGCGGAACACGACGCCGTCGTCCAGATGACCGATGGCAACGACTTCGTGCCGGAGACGGTGACTATCCCGGTCGGCGGTAGCGTGGTCTGGTTCAACAGCGGGGAAAGTGAACACACTGTTACAGCTTACGAAAACAGGATCCCAGACGACGCCGAGTACTTCGACTCGGGAGAGCACGAGTCGGAGGCGCGAGCGCGCGAGGACAACGGCACCGGCGTGCTACGAGGCGGCGACACCTACTCGTACACCTTCGAGGTTCCCGGTGAGTACGAGTACTTCTGTATCCCCCACGAGGAGTACTCGAACATGGTCGGTACAGTCATCGTGGAAGAGCAAGCGACGGCCACCGACGACACCTCGTAA
- a CDS encoding uracil-DNA glycosylase, with amino-acid sequence MPPFPDPDDRHALAEDCQRCPELCDARETISWGNGPLDADLLVVGEAPAEGDPDAEQWRGGNLTGMAYTSRRSGRKIRDLLADAGFGHDDCYFTNAVKCHPPENRDPTAAELDNCRAYLLEEIETVDPLAVVTTGKHATGSVLSHEGIDLDGFLDGVLDPKRCPSLGTTVVPLLHPSYQEVWLSRLGYDRDEYVAEIEATVAGLQ; translated from the coding sequence GTGCCACCGTTCCCGGACCCCGACGACCGACACGCCCTCGCCGAGGACTGTCAGCGCTGTCCGGAACTCTGCGACGCCCGCGAGACGATTTCGTGGGGTAACGGCCCGCTCGACGCCGACCTCCTCGTGGTGGGCGAGGCCCCCGCGGAGGGGGATCCAGACGCCGAGCAGTGGCGGGGCGGGAACCTGACCGGCATGGCCTACACCTCCCGACGCTCCGGCCGGAAGATCCGCGACCTGCTGGCCGACGCCGGGTTCGGCCACGACGACTGTTACTTCACCAACGCCGTGAAGTGCCACCCGCCGGAGAATCGCGACCCCACCGCGGCGGAACTGGACAACTGCCGGGCGTACCTGCTGGAGGAGATCGAGACCGTCGATCCCCTGGCCGTCGTCACGACGGGGAAACACGCCACGGGGAGCGTTCTCTCGCACGAGGGCATCGATCTGGACGGCTTTCTCGACGGCGTTCTCGACCCGAAACGATGCCCTTCGCTGGGCACGACCGTGGTGCCGCTGTTGCACCCGAGCTACCAGGAGGTGTGGCTCTCGCGACTGGGCTACGACCGCGACGAGTACGTCGCGGAGATCGAGGCGACCGTGGCTGGGCTCCAGTGA
- the ileS gene encoding isoleucine--tRNA ligase → MDRFAEVDDQYDPEAVEERVFEYWDEVDAYEKATEHRSDGEDYFFVDGPPYTSGSAHMGHAWNKSLKDVYIRYKRMCGYDVTDRPGYDMHGLPIETKVEEEKDFENKKDIEAYGVENFIDACREFAEDSLQGLQSDFQDFGVWMDWDDPYKTVTPEYMEAAWWGFRQAHERGLVEQGMRSITQCPRCETAIANNEVEYEDVEDPSIYVKFPLSDREGNLVIWTTTPWTIPANTFVAVDEDLEYVGVDAQKDGETERLYVAEAVVEDVLKKGRYDDYEVVEQLTGADLVGWEYEHPLREEVPDAPDFEGALQVYDADYVEADRTGLVHSAPGHGEEDFERGRELGLDIFCPVGGDGVYDDRAGEYAGEFVKDANDEVIADLEDKGLMLSAGTTTHSYGHCWRCDTGIVQIVTDQWFITITDVKDDLLDNIGDAEWFPQDARENRFRNFVEDAPDWNVSRQRYWGTPVPIWLPSEDGDGNAVEWSGDMDDAVVVGDREELAERADQDLDPDAVDLHKDTVDDVTITEDGVVYERVPDVFDVWLDSAVATWGTLDYPENEADFEELWPADLIMEAHDQTRGWFWSQLGMGTAAVGESPYKRVLMHGHALMPDGRAMSKSRDIRVDPGEVIDDYGADPMRAFLLSLTARGEDMQFSYDETEEMQRRLNILWNVFRFPLPYMRMDGFDPEATTVDDVDLELEDRWVLSRLQTVEAEATEAMEEFRQDRAVDAVLEFVVEDVSRYYVQLVRERMWEEEDSESKRAAYATLYRVLREVVALLAPFTPFVTEQIYQHLTGDAEHDTVHMCDWPTADEDLREPELEDGVGVVRAVEEAGSNARQQAERKLRWPVQRVVVDADSRDVADAVESYEDLVADRLNSRAVEVVGPDEDWGELAYSAEADMSVLGPEFGDDAGRVMQALNDARVEEPSLDALADAVADDLGESVDLTDEMVTFRRETPEGVASTEFEALDGGGVVYVDTELTEDIEAEGYAREVIRRVQEMRKDLELDIEERITLDLTVADDRVADLVREHEDLITEEVRADAIDGVEDGHRKTWDVEGVEMEIAIAPVAAAEASD, encoded by the coding sequence ATGGATCGATTCGCCGAGGTCGACGACCAGTACGACCCGGAGGCCGTCGAGGAGCGGGTCTTCGAGTACTGGGACGAGGTCGACGCCTACGAGAAAGCGACGGAGCACCGCTCCGACGGGGAGGACTACTTCTTCGTCGACGGGCCGCCGTACACGTCCGGCTCGGCTCACATGGGCCACGCCTGGAACAAGAGCCTCAAGGACGTCTACATTCGCTACAAGCGGATGTGCGGCTACGACGTCACCGACCGGCCGGGCTACGACATGCACGGCCTGCCGATCGAGACGAAGGTCGAGGAGGAGAAGGACTTCGAGAACAAGAAGGACATCGAGGCGTACGGCGTCGAGAACTTCATCGACGCCTGCCGGGAGTTCGCCGAGGACAGCCTCCAGGGCCTCCAGTCTGACTTTCAGGACTTCGGCGTCTGGATGGACTGGGACGACCCCTACAAGACGGTCACCCCCGAGTACATGGAGGCCGCCTGGTGGGGCTTCCGGCAGGCCCACGAGCGCGGCCTCGTCGAGCAGGGGATGCGCTCGATCACCCAGTGTCCCCGCTGCGAGACCGCCATCGCCAACAACGAGGTCGAGTACGAGGACGTCGAGGACCCCTCCATCTACGTCAAATTCCCTCTTAGCGACCGCGAGGGCAACCTCGTCATCTGGACCACGACGCCCTGGACCATCCCCGCCAACACCTTCGTCGCCGTCGACGAGGACCTGGAGTACGTCGGGGTGGACGCGCAGAAGGACGGCGAGACCGAACGCCTCTACGTCGCCGAGGCCGTCGTCGAGGACGTCCTGAAGAAGGGCCGCTACGACGACTACGAGGTCGTCGAGCAGCTGACCGGCGCGGACCTCGTCGGCTGGGAGTACGAACACCCCCTCCGCGAGGAGGTCCCCGACGCGCCGGACTTCGAGGGCGCGCTGCAGGTGTACGACGCCGACTACGTCGAGGCCGACCGCACCGGCCTGGTCCACTCCGCGCCGGGCCACGGCGAGGAGGACTTCGAGCGCGGCCGCGAGCTCGGGCTGGACATCTTCTGTCCCGTCGGCGGCGACGGCGTCTACGACGACCGCGCCGGCGAGTACGCGGGCGAGTTCGTCAAGGACGCCAACGACGAGGTCATCGCCGATCTGGAGGACAAGGGCCTGATGCTCTCGGCCGGCACGACCACCCACAGCTACGGCCACTGCTGGCGCTGTGACACCGGCATCGTCCAGATCGTCACCGACCAGTGGTTCATCACGATCACCGACGTCAAGGACGATCTGCTCGACAACATCGGCGACGCGGAGTGGTTCCCGCAGGACGCCCGCGAGAACCGCTTCCGCAACTTCGTCGAGGACGCCCCCGACTGGAACGTTTCCCGCCAGCGCTACTGGGGGACGCCCGTCCCCATCTGGCTGCCCAGCGAGGACGGGGACGGAAACGCTGTCGAGTGGTCCGGCGACATGGACGACGCCGTCGTCGTCGGCGACCGCGAGGAGCTCGCCGAGCGGGCCGACCAGGACCTCGATCCCGACGCCGTCGACCTCCACAAGGACACCGTCGACGACGTCACGATCACCGAGGACGGCGTCGTCTACGAGCGCGTCCCGGACGTCTTCGACGTCTGGCTCGACTCCGCCGTGGCGACCTGGGGCACCCTCGACTACCCCGAGAACGAGGCGGACTTCGAGGAGCTGTGGCCCGCCGACCTCATCATGGAGGCCCACGACCAGACCCGCGGGTGGTTCTGGTCGCAGCTGGGTATGGGTACCGCCGCCGTCGGCGAGTCGCCCTACAAGCGCGTGCTGATGCACGGCCACGCGCTGATGCCCGACGGCCGCGCCATGTCCAAGTCCCGGGACATCCGCGTCGACCCCGGCGAGGTCATCGACGACTACGGCGCCGACCCGATGCGGGCGTTCCTGCTGTCGCTGACCGCCCGCGGCGAGGACATGCAGTTCTCCTACGACGAGACCGAGGAGATGCAGCGCCGCCTCAACATCCTCTGGAACGTCTTCCGCTTCCCGCTCCCCTATATGCGGATGGACGGGTTCGATCCGGAGGCGACGACGGTCGACGACGTCGACCTCGAACTGGAGGACCGCTGGGTCCTCTCGCGGCTCCAGACCGTCGAAGCCGAGGCCACCGAGGCCATGGAGGAGTTCCGCCAGGACCGCGCCGTCGACGCGGTCCTGGAGTTCGTCGTCGAGGACGTCTCCCGCTACTACGTCCAGCTCGTCCGCGAGCGCATGTGGGAGGAGGAGGACAGCGAGTCCAAGCGGGCCGCCTACGCGACGCTCTACCGCGTACTGCGGGAGGTCGTCGCCCTGCTGGCGCCCTTCACCCCCTTCGTCACCGAGCAGATCTACCAGCACCTCACCGGCGACGCCGAGCACGACACCGTCCACATGTGCGACTGGCCGACCGCCGACGAGGACCTGCGCGAGCCCGAACTGGAGGACGGCGTCGGCGTCGTCCGCGCCGTCGAGGAGGCCGGCTCCAACGCCCGCCAGCAGGCCGAGCGCAAGCTCCGCTGGCCCGTCCAGCGCGTCGTCGTCGACGCGGACAGCCGGGACGTCGCCGACGCCGTCGAGTCCTACGAGGACCTCGTCGCCGACCGACTCAACTCCCGCGCCGTCGAGGTCGTCGGCCCCGACGAGGACTGGGGCGAACTCGCCTACTCCGCCGAGGCGGACATGTCCGTCCTCGGCCCCGAGTTCGGCGACGACGCCGGCCGCGTCATGCAGGCGCTCAACGACGCCCGCGTCGAGGAGCCGTCGCTGGACGCGCTGGCCGACGCCGTCGCGGACGACCTCGGCGAGTCGGTCGACCTGACCGACGAGATGGTCACCTTCCGCCGGGAGACCCCCGAGGGCGTCGCTAGCACCGAGTTCGAGGCGCTCGACGGCGGCGGCGTCGTCTACGTCGACACCGAACTCACCGAAGACATCGAGGCCGAGGGCTACGCCCGCGAGGTCATCCGGCGCGTCCAGGAGATGCGCAAGGACCTCGAACTGGACATCGAGGAGCGCATCACGCTCGACCTGACCGTCGCCGACGACCGCGTCGCCGACCTCGTCCGCGAGCACGAGGATCTGATCACGGAGGAGGTCCGCGCCGACGCCATCGACGGCGTCGAGGACGGCCACCGCAAGACCTGGGACGTCGAGGGCGTGGAGATGGAGATCGCCATCGCGCCGGTTGCGGCCGCCGAAGCGTCGGACTAG
- a CDS encoding DoxX family protein has translation MSSQPSTASRMERGDTEPGTGIDAALLRGGVALVLLLHSLARFGIGPYDPMPVSGFAGFLGSMGVPAPGLTAWVVTLVELVGGVLILVGLFTRAAAALAAVVMLVALALVHLPQGLAADGTAIERTLLMALASLALVVRGAGPLSIEEGVLGYERSAGARLVANLT, from the coding sequence ATGTCGAGTCAGCCATCGACTGCGTCACGGATGGAGCGAGGGGACACCGAACCGGGGACGGGCATCGACGCCGCGCTGCTGCGCGGCGGGGTCGCGCTCGTCCTGCTGTTGCACTCGCTGGCGCGGTTCGGGATCGGGCCGTACGATCCGATGCCGGTCTCCGGGTTCGCTGGCTTTCTCGGTTCCATGGGCGTGCCCGCGCCGGGACTGACGGCCTGGGTCGTGACCCTGGTCGAACTCGTCGGCGGCGTGCTGATCCTCGTCGGCCTGTTCACTCGCGCCGCCGCGGCGCTGGCCGCCGTCGTCATGCTCGTCGCGCTCGCGCTGGTCCACCTGCCGCAGGGCCTCGCGGCCGACGGGACCGCCATCGAGCGGACGCTGCTGATGGCACTCGCGTCGCTCGCCCTGGTCGTCCGCGGCGCCGGCCCGCTCTCGATCGAGGAAGGCGTTCTGGGGTACGAGCGGTCCGCCGGCGCTCGTCTCGTCGCGAACCTGACATGA
- a CDS encoding DUF7537 family lipoprotein, whose protein sequence is MGWRATLVALAVLLAGCGTVFGPSESRPTETVTPAPVPDPATRNPESAVAPGLTGRSVADADRLAGAHLAAVANRSYAWTERRTVAWPDQNRSLVDRSRLLVESERRYRYETRSQWSRVDAAEYADGRYLYSRARGAGGVRYRRVPATDATERFGGGAAASIRRYLAVENATVTAVRVGGERRYRVVGRAESIPALGSVENYTVRATVAPDGFVQTLHAAYTAADGDERRRVSYRFRYTNVGTTSVSPPAWVDREWAATES, encoded by the coding sequence ATGGGCTGGCGTGCCACACTCGTCGCGCTGGCCGTGCTCCTGGCGGGTTGTGGCACGGTCTTCGGGCCGTCCGAGTCCCGGCCGACCGAGACGGTGACGCCGGCGCCCGTGCCCGACCCGGCGACCCGGAACCCGGAGAGCGCCGTCGCGCCCGGGCTGACCGGCCGGTCCGTCGCCGACGCCGACCGGCTGGCGGGGGCGCACCTTGCCGCCGTCGCGAACCGGTCGTACGCGTGGACCGAGCGGCGGACCGTCGCCTGGCCGGACCAGAACCGGTCGCTCGTCGACCGGAGCCGACTGCTCGTCGAGAGCGAGCGCCGCTATCGATACGAGACCCGCTCGCAGTGGTCACGGGTCGACGCCGCAGAGTACGCCGACGGGCGATACCTGTACAGTCGCGCGAGAGGTGCCGGCGGCGTCCGGTACCGGCGGGTTCCGGCCACGGACGCGACCGAGCGGTTCGGCGGCGGCGCCGCGGCGTCGATCCGGCGATACCTCGCCGTCGAGAACGCGACCGTGACGGCCGTCCGCGTCGGCGGCGAGCGCCGCTATCGGGTGGTCGGACGCGCGGAGTCGATTCCCGCGCTCGGGTCGGTCGAGAACTACACTGTCCGCGCGACCGTCGCGCCCGACGGGTTCGTCCAGACGCTCCACGCGGCGTACACCGCCGCCGACGGCGACGAGCGCCGGCGCGTCAGCTACCGCTTTCGCTACACGAACGTGGGGACGACGAGCGTCTCCCCGCCGGCGTGGGTCGACCGCGAGTGGGCGGCGACCGAGTCCTGA
- a CDS encoding AAA family ATPase — MTETLAFVGVAGGAGTTRTAVEVAATLARDGRSVAVLDAAPGTQGLARYVDGRIDPDATAVLVDEAGFEDALAEAWDELDGNAALWPTHAPFERLARAQTTDAARRFERCVRRAEEQFEHVLLDVPPLASNVAVAAATAADRRVLVAPATRRGNDHLPRMRGRLVDVGAGADGVVATRVDGSHPLTEADHELPAGDPDAAVPTCVDPDTDLAPAVADATEALLETSLDLEFPSEGLLG; from the coding sequence ATGACGGAGACGCTCGCGTTCGTCGGCGTCGCGGGTGGCGCGGGGACGACGAGGACGGCCGTAGAGGTGGCGGCGACGCTGGCCAGGGACGGCCGGTCCGTCGCCGTGCTCGACGCGGCGCCGGGCACCCAGGGGCTGGCGCGGTACGTCGACGGACGGATCGATCCGGACGCGACCGCCGTCCTCGTGGACGAGGCGGGCTTCGAGGACGCCCTCGCCGAGGCGTGGGACGAACTCGACGGCAACGCAGCCCTGTGGCCGACCCACGCCCCCTTCGAGCGACTCGCTCGCGCACAGACGACCGACGCGGCCAGGCGCTTCGAGCGGTGCGTCCGCCGCGCCGAGGAGCAGTTCGAGCACGTCCTGCTGGACGTCCCGCCGCTGGCGTCGAACGTGGCCGTCGCCGCGGCCACGGCCGCCGACCGCCGGGTGCTCGTGGCGCCGGCGACCCGCCGCGGAAACGACCACCTCCCGCGGATGCGCGGCCGCCTGGTCGACGTCGGCGCCGGCGCCGACGGCGTGGTGGCCACCCGCGTCGACGGCTCCCACCCGCTGACAGAGGCCGACCACGAGCTCCCCGCGGGCGACCCCGACGCGGCCGTCCCGACGTGCGTCGACCCCGACACAGACCTGGCGCCGGCCGTCGCGGACGCGACGGAGGCGCTGCTGGAGACGTCGCTGGATCTGGAGTTCCCGTCGGAAGGGCTGCTGGGGTAG
- a CDS encoding transcription initiation factor IIB, translating into MSTTTRTCPECEGRLEAEGCETVCASCGLVVAEDAIDRGPEWRSFEDDDTDRARTGAPLTRSRHDRGLSTEIGRSTRLKGRKRRRMARMRREHSRAQTGSKRDRNRMVGFIEVRRLVSALDLSESIRDRACVLFESAQEADLLVGRSIEGFAAAGVYATCRTAGLARTIDEIVDAAQADGDELRAAYDALNRELGLPTGPIDPREYLPRFASELDVPQKIERRATELMDRAEEENLIAGKNPGGVAAACLYTAAREAEYDLTQRAAADVADVSPVTLRSTYQELAD; encoded by the coding sequence ATGAGTACTACGACGCGGACCTGCCCCGAGTGCGAGGGGCGACTGGAAGCGGAGGGCTGCGAGACAGTCTGTGCCTCCTGCGGCCTCGTGGTGGCCGAGGACGCCATCGACCGCGGGCCGGAGTGGCGGTCCTTCGAGGACGACGACACCGACCGCGCCCGGACCGGCGCACCGCTGACCCGCTCCCGGCACGACCGCGGGCTCTCGACGGAGATCGGCCGGTCGACGCGGCTCAAGGGCCGCAAGCGCCGGCGGATGGCCCGGATGCGTCGCGAGCACAGCCGCGCGCAGACGGGCTCGAAGCGCGACCGCAACCGGATGGTCGGGTTCATCGAGGTGCGCCGGCTGGTCAGCGCGCTGGACCTGTCGGAGTCGATCCGGGACCGGGCGTGCGTCCTCTTCGAGTCGGCCCAGGAGGCGGACCTGCTGGTCGGCCGCTCCATCGAGGGGTTCGCCGCCGCGGGCGTGTACGCCACCTGCCGGACGGCGGGGCTGGCGCGCACGATCGACGAAATCGTCGACGCCGCGCAGGCCGACGGCGACGAGCTGCGAGCGGCCTACGACGCGCTGAACCGCGAGCTGGGGCTCCCGACCGGACCGATCGACCCCCGCGAGTACCTGCCCCGCTTCGCCAGCGAGCTAGACGTGCCACAGAAAATCGAGCGCCGCGCGACGGAGCTGATGGACCGCGCCGAGGAAGAGAACCTGATCGCCGGCAAGAACCCCGGCGGCGTCGCCGCGGCCTGCCTGTACACGGCCGCTCGCGAGGCGGAGTACGACCTCACCCAGCGGGCGGCCGCCGACGTGGCCGACGTGAGCCCGGTGACGCTCCGGTCGACCTACCAGGAGTTGGCGGACTGA
- the prs gene encoding ribose-phosphate diphosphokinase, with the protein MILPGSASQSFAAALAASTGHELGRVEYERFPDGEQMARVPADVDRAVVVASTVSDAAHVELLQLQDAAREAGASEVVTVIPYMGYARQDRAFKAGQPVSSRAMARAVSTGTDRVLTVTPHEGAVCDFFDVPAEPVEAAPRLAEPLPADLDDPLFLSPDEGAVDIAESVRDAYGAGETDYFEKDRDYDTGEVSVTPSDAPVEGRDVVVADDIIATGSTMSEAVGVLNDRDAARVYVSCVHPMLAENALTKLQTAGVERVYGTDTIERAVSDVSAAPAVAELL; encoded by the coding sequence ATGATCCTCCCGGGCTCGGCATCACAGTCGTTCGCAGCGGCGCTGGCGGCGTCGACCGGCCACGAACTCGGACGCGTCGAGTACGAGCGGTTCCCCGACGGCGAGCAGATGGCGCGCGTACCCGCGGACGTAGACCGGGCCGTCGTCGTCGCGTCGACCGTCTCGGACGCGGCCCACGTCGAACTGCTCCAGCTGCAGGACGCGGCCCGCGAGGCCGGGGCCAGCGAGGTGGTCACCGTGATTCCCTACATGGGCTACGCCCGCCAGGACCGGGCCTTCAAGGCGGGACAGCCGGTCTCCTCCCGGGCGATGGCGCGGGCGGTCTCGACGGGCACCGACCGCGTGCTGACGGTGACGCCGCACGAGGGCGCCGTCTGCGACTTCTTCGACGTGCCCGCCGAGCCCGTCGAGGCCGCCCCGCGCCTGGCCGAGCCCCTGCCCGCCGACCTCGACGACCCCCTGTTCCTCTCGCCGGACGAGGGGGCCGTCGACATCGCCGAGTCCGTCCGGGACGCCTACGGCGCCGGGGAGACCGACTACTTCGAGAAGGACCGGGACTACGACACCGGCGAGGTGTCGGTCACGCCCAGCGACGCCCCCGTCGAGGGCCGGGACGTGGTCGTCGCCGACGACATCATCGCGACGGGCTCGACCATGAGCGAGGCCGTCGGCGTGCTGAACGACCGCGACGCCGCGCGCGTGTACGTCTCCTGCGTCCACCCGATGCTGGCCGAGAACGCGCTGACGAAACTCCAGACGGCCGGCGTCGAGCGGGTCTACGGCACCGACACCATCGAGCGGGCCGTCAGCGACGTCAGCGCGGCGCCCGCCGTGGCCGAGCTGCTGTGA
- a CDS encoding HpcH/HpaI aldolase family protein, protein MADSQRTNDLRETLEAGDVALGVLDNTYSPSLVEMYGDLGADFVWIDLEHGGPSPWDAPAMENLLRAAEVTGTELLVRLPEPDQGLVRKALDAGVRTAFISQVQGPEDVREAIEASQFTYAEDEPGRRGMAAPRARRWGMAEDYPETEDEEVMIGVTIENESALNSIDEILEVPELGFVFLGPLDLSVSLGHPGEVDHPEVQEAVEEVREKAQAADVPVGGLGFGPDDVSAKADAGYQLINMGSTMGALQGAVKEWLAEIET, encoded by the coding sequence ATGGCAGACAGCCAGCGGACCAACGACCTCCGCGAGACGCTCGAAGCCGGCGACGTCGCCCTCGGCGTGCTGGACAACACGTACAGCCCGTCGCTGGTCGAGATGTACGGCGACCTCGGGGCGGACTTCGTCTGGATCGACCTCGAACACGGCGGGCCGAGCCCGTGGGACGCGCCGGCGATGGAGAACCTCCTCCGGGCGGCGGAGGTGACCGGGACCGAACTGCTCGTCCGCCTGCCCGAGCCGGATCAGGGCCTCGTCCGGAAGGCGCTGGACGCGGGCGTGCGGACGGCGTTCATCTCGCAGGTCCAGGGCCCGGAGGACGTCCGGGAGGCGATCGAGGCCAGCCAGTTCACGTACGCCGAGGACGAGCCGGGCCGCCGCGGCATGGCGGCGCCGCGGGCCCGCCGCTGGGGCATGGCCGAGGACTACCCCGAGACCGAGGACGAGGAGGTCATGATCGGCGTGACCATCGAGAACGAGTCCGCGCTGAACTCGATCGACGAGATTCTGGAGGTGCCGGAGCTGGGGTTCGTCTTTCTCGGGCCGCTGGACCTGTCGGTGTCGCTGGGCCACCCCGGCGAGGTCGACCACCCCGAGGTGCAGGAGGCCGTCGAGGAGGTCCGCGAGAAGGCCCAGGCGGCGGACGTCCCCGTCGGCGGGCTGGGCTTCGGGCCAGACGACGTCAGCGCGAAGGCCGACGCGGGCTACCAGCTGATCAACATGGGCAGCACGATGGGGGCGCTCCAGGGTGCCGTCAAGGAGTGGCTGGCCGAGATCGAGACGTAA
- a CDS encoding HVO_0234 family beta-propeller protein, whose translation MPSGDDISLSEKRMYGDRRAETRAYVVGRMGVTYVAVSDDQIGRFGLEEQCTARDVAAADGRLVVATDEDVLVGGEEGLEPAGFGSAVAVGADPLLAAAADGRVARSTDGEWETVGTVDEVRAIDGNLVAAADGVYRVGPDGLAPLGRRDVRDVAAAGPFAATEAGLFRGTDDGWELEEGGDATVVAAESDGGRAHAVVGGDLLERSEEGEASDGEWWLADAPREAVVDVAYADATYAVTGDGAVLVDPVAAKDGDPQWRTRSLGLTDVVGIAVP comes from the coding sequence ATGCCCAGCGGCGATGACATCTCACTGTCGGAGAAGCGGATGTACGGCGACCGACGGGCGGAGACCCGCGCGTACGTCGTCGGACGGATGGGCGTCACCTACGTCGCCGTCTCGGACGACCAGATCGGCCGCTTCGGTCTGGAGGAGCAGTGTACGGCCCGCGACGTAGCGGCCGCGGACGGCCGCCTCGTCGTGGCGACCGACGAGGACGTCCTGGTCGGCGGCGAGGAGGGCCTGGAGCCCGCCGGTTTCGGCTCCGCCGTCGCCGTCGGCGCGGATCCCCTGCTCGCGGCGGCCGCCGACGGCCGCGTCGCCCGCTCGACCGACGGCGAGTGGGAGACGGTGGGGACCGTCGACGAGGTGCGCGCCATCGACGGCAACCTCGTGGCCGCGGCCGACGGCGTCTACCGCGTCGGCCCCGACGGCCTGGCCCCGCTCGGACGGCGGGACGTCCGCGACGTCGCGGCCGCCGGCCCCTTCGCCGCGACCGAAGCGGGTCTGTTCCGGGGGACCGACGACGGCTGGGAGCTCGAGGAGGGCGGCGACGCGACGGTCGTGGCCGCCGAGTCTGACGGAGGGCGCGCCCACGCCGTCGTCGGCGGGGACCTGCTGGAGCGGTCCGAGGAAGGCGAGGCGAGCGACGGCGAGTGGTGGCTCGCCGACGCGCCCCGCGAGGCCGTCGTCGACGTGGCCTACGCCGACGCCACCTACGCGGTCACCGGCGACGGCGCGGTCCTCGTCGATCCCGTCGCCGCCAAGGACGGCGACCCCCAGTGGCGGACCCGGTCGCTCGGGCTGACCGACGTGGTCGGCATCGCCGTTCCCTGA
- a CDS encoding HIT family protein: MSEADCIFCQIVAGEIPGRTVYEDDDVLAFLDANPLAEGHTLVIPKEHHERLNDVPADEAESLYATLHEIVPAVEDAVDAPATTVAFNNGEEAGQEVPHVHGHVVPRFEGDGGGPIHGIFGSRPELSDDELDGIEAAIDERV, encoded by the coding sequence ATGAGCGAAGCAGACTGCATCTTCTGTCAGATCGTGGCGGGGGAGATCCCCGGTCGCACCGTCTACGAGGACGACGACGTGCTGGCGTTCCTGGACGCGAATCCGCTCGCGGAGGGCCACACGCTGGTCATCCCGAAGGAGCACCACGAGCGGCTCAACGACGTACCGGCCGACGAGGCCGAGTCGCTGTACGCGACGCTGCACGAGATCGTGCCGGCGGTCGAGGACGCCGTCGACGCGCCGGCGACTACGGTGGCGTTCAACAACGGCGAGGAGGCCGGCCAGGAGGTCCCGCACGTCCACGGCCACGTCGTCCCGCGGTTCGAGGGCGACGGCGGCGGCCCGATCCACGGCATCTTCGGCTCGCGGCCGGAGCTCTCCGACGACGAACTGGACGGGATCGAGGCGGCCATCGACGAGCGGGTCTGA